A stretch of Streptomyces vietnamensis DNA encodes these proteins:
- a CDS encoding amidohydrolase yields the protein MTTADLVFTRGPVFTADPARTRATSLAVVGERIAAVGHDEVRDLIGPSTEVVDLAGKLLLPGFQDAHIHAVSGGKELAECDLTGTVGVADYLERIRQYADAHPEHAWITGGGWSMESFEGGLPTRQLLDSVVPDRPVLLSNRDHHGAWANSRALELAGLTAATPDPADGRIEREADGSPSGMLQEGAIGLVARLVPAATAEDRLAGLLRAQKLLHSLGITAWQDALLGTFGGMADPSEAYLTAAGDGSLTARVTGALWWDRERGAEQIPELVARREKSSLGRFRAGSVKIMQDGIAENFTAAMTTPYLDGCGCATANSGLSFVDPEALRGYVTELDALDFQVHFHALGDRAVREALDALEAAIAANGHRGNRHHLAHLQVVHPDDLSRFAALGAIANIQPLWAAHEPQMDELTIPFLGPERAAWQYPFGDLVRAGATLAAGSDWPVSSPNPIEGIHVAVNRRDPEATDDRVFYAEQRLDLTTALAAYTAGTAHVNGLDDTGSLRPGHLADLVVLNRDILTGPPEEIAEARVERTYVGGRLVHSL from the coding sequence ATGACCACGGCCGATCTGGTCTTCACCCGCGGTCCCGTCTTCACGGCGGACCCGGCCCGCACCCGGGCGACCTCGCTCGCCGTCGTCGGCGAGCGGATCGCGGCCGTCGGCCACGACGAGGTACGGGACCTCATCGGGCCGTCCACCGAAGTGGTCGACCTGGCAGGGAAGTTGCTGCTCCCCGGGTTCCAGGACGCCCACATCCACGCCGTCTCCGGCGGCAAGGAGCTGGCCGAGTGCGATCTGACTGGCACGGTCGGCGTCGCCGACTACCTGGAGCGGATCAGGCAGTACGCGGACGCCCATCCGGAGCACGCCTGGATCACCGGCGGCGGCTGGTCGATGGAGAGCTTCGAGGGCGGCCTGCCCACCCGGCAGCTGCTCGACTCCGTCGTCCCGGACCGGCCGGTCCTGCTGTCGAACCGGGACCACCACGGCGCCTGGGCCAACTCCCGCGCCCTTGAGCTCGCCGGGCTCACCGCCGCCACCCCCGACCCGGCCGACGGGCGGATCGAGCGGGAGGCGGACGGTTCCCCGAGCGGCATGCTCCAGGAGGGCGCGATCGGTCTCGTCGCCCGGCTCGTGCCGGCGGCGACCGCCGAGGACCGGCTCGCCGGTCTGCTGCGGGCCCAGAAGCTGCTGCACTCGCTCGGCATCACGGCCTGGCAGGACGCGCTGCTCGGCACCTTCGGCGGCATGGCCGATCCCTCGGAGGCGTACCTGACGGCCGCCGGGGACGGTTCGCTGACGGCCAGGGTGACCGGCGCGCTCTGGTGGGACCGGGAGCGGGGCGCCGAGCAGATCCCCGAACTCGTCGCCCGCCGCGAGAAGTCGAGCCTCGGCCGGTTCCGCGCCGGTTCGGTGAAGATCATGCAGGACGGCATCGCGGAGAACTTCACCGCCGCCATGACCACCCCGTATCTGGACGGCTGCGGCTGCGCCACCGCCAACAGCGGGCTGAGCTTCGTCGACCCCGAGGCGCTGCGCGGGTACGTGACCGAGCTCGACGCCCTCGACTTCCAGGTCCACTTCCACGCCCTGGGCGACCGGGCCGTCCGTGAGGCCCTGGACGCCCTCGAGGCGGCGATCGCCGCCAACGGGCACCGCGGCAACCGCCACCACCTGGCCCACCTCCAGGTCGTCCACCCCGACGACCTGTCCCGCTTCGCGGCGCTCGGCGCCATCGCCAACATCCAGCCGCTGTGGGCCGCGCACGAGCCGCAGATGGACGAGCTGACCATCCCGTTCCTGGGTCCCGAACGCGCCGCCTGGCAGTACCCGTTCGGCGATCTGGTACGGGCCGGGGCCACCCTCGCCGCCGGCAGCGACTGGCCGGTCAGCAGCCCGAACCCGATCGAGGGCATCCACGTCGCGGTCAACCGCCGCGACCCCGAGGCCACCGACGACCGGGTCTTCTACGCCGAGCAGCGCCTCGACCTCACCACGGCCCTCGCCGCGTACACCGCGGGCACCGCGCACGTGAACGGTCTCGACGACACCGGCAGCCTGCGCCCCGGCCACCTGGCCGACCTGGTCGTCCTGAACCGCGACATCCTCACCGGCCCGCCGGAGGAGATCGCCGAGGCCCGGGTGGAGCGGACCTACGTCGGTGGCCGGCTCGTGCACTCCCTCTGA
- a CDS encoding TetR/AcrR family transcriptional regulator, with protein sequence MSERVVPEGRRQRRRPTKQGAVLSERLIVETALRLIAQHGAEALSVRRLGAALGADPTALYRYFRNTDALLLAIADEMIGRAQEGWTATGDWRVDLRDLGLRIHGCYQAYPQAAALAAHRTTGRPYETRAVERILGVLRSAGFPDALAVRIYHAFVDQALAFAAQDAAAQALPPAAQEKEAEVWHAVYGRLSPDTHPNIAATFPLLAADMRDSGYPFALELMLSAIASLRPPRPEA encoded by the coding sequence ATGTCCGAACGCGTGGTCCCCGAGGGCAGGCGGCAGCGCCGCCGCCCCACCAAGCAGGGCGCCGTCCTCTCGGAGCGGCTCATCGTCGAGACCGCGCTCCGCCTGATCGCGCAGCACGGCGCGGAAGCCCTCTCGGTACGGAGGCTGGGCGCCGCGCTCGGCGCCGACCCCACCGCCCTCTACCGCTACTTCAGGAACACGGACGCCCTGCTCCTCGCCATCGCCGACGAGATGATCGGCCGCGCGCAGGAGGGCTGGACGGCCACCGGCGACTGGCGGGTGGACCTCCGTGACCTCGGCCTCCGCATCCACGGCTGCTACCAGGCCTACCCGCAGGCGGCGGCCCTCGCGGCCCACCGCACCACCGGGCGGCCGTACGAGACCCGGGCCGTCGAGCGGATCCTCGGCGTCCTGCGCTCGGCCGGCTTCCCGGACGCCCTCGCCGTCCGGATCTACCACGCCTTCGTCGACCAGGCCCTCGCCTTCGCGGCCCAGGACGCGGCCGCACAGGCCCTGCCGCCCGCCGCCCAGGAGAAGGAGGCGGAGGTCTGGCACGCGGTCTACGGCCGACTGTCGCCGGACACCCACCCGAACATCGCCGCGACGTTCCCGCTGTTGGCCGCCGACATGCGCGACAGCGGCTATCCGTTCGCGCTGGAACTGATGCTGAGCGCGATCGCGTCCCTGCGTCCACCGCGACCGGAGGCCTGA
- a CDS encoding TetR/AcrR family transcriptional regulator — MTNSQGRTPAEPSRRTDARLNRERLVAAAREVFAEAGPGASLNEIARRAGVGPGTLYRHFPHRSALLTAVLGDRIETLGAHAERLLAAENADEALEQWLRAFLAHARVHQGMGSALLVESAGELGFDCHRRILDMATGLLSRAQRHGTARADLSADDLLRLVVGIALSTAHGERAGQPEALLDLVLDAVHGAPRRRK; from the coding sequence ATGACGAACAGTCAGGGCCGCACCCCGGCCGAGCCTTCGCGACGCACGGACGCCCGCCTCAATCGGGAACGTCTGGTGGCGGCGGCGCGAGAAGTGTTCGCCGAAGCCGGACCCGGCGCCTCCCTCAACGAGATCGCCCGCCGGGCGGGGGTGGGCCCCGGCACCCTGTACCGTCACTTCCCCCACCGCTCGGCCCTGCTGACCGCGGTGCTCGGAGACCGGATCGAGACACTGGGCGCCCACGCGGAACGGCTGCTCGCCGCGGAGAACGCCGACGAGGCCCTGGAGCAATGGCTGCGAGCCTTCCTCGCCCACGCCCGCGTGCACCAGGGCATGGGCAGCGCCCTCCTGGTGGAGTCGGCCGGCGAGTTGGGCTTCGACTGCCACCGGCGCATCCTGGACATGGCGACCGGCCTGCTCTCCCGAGCCCAGCGGCACGGAACGGCTCGCGCCGACCTGAGCGCCGACGACCTCCTCCGACTCGTCGTCGGGATCGCGCTGTCCACGGCCCACGGCGAGCGGGCCGGGCAGCCCGAGGCGCTGCTGGATCTGGTCCTGGACGCCGTGCACGGGGCACCGCGCCGGAGGAAGTGA
- a CDS encoding TIGR03620 family F420-dependent LLM class oxidoreductase, whose product MTDDARTGLGRVGIWTFAYEGQPAGRVRESAAELEELGYGAIWHGEAFGRDTVGQAWLLLSATRRITVASGIANIAFRDPIAMANATRTLGEAFPGRYLLGLGGHRVDDTVHEVDGYPVPARGRAVATMRAYLEAMDVTPAHGPVPDPAPRRVLAALGPKMLELAAERTWGAHPYFVPVEHTARARTIMGPDAFLGVEQAVVLDTDLGRAREVAAAHVAGYVAMAPHQRANVRRLGFGDGDVTGGPSRRLVDAIVAYGDTEAIRRRVREHLDAGADHVCLQVLSADPTALPEREWRELASAVAG is encoded by the coding sequence ATGACTGACGACGCGCGGACCGGGCTCGGCCGGGTCGGGATCTGGACCTTCGCCTACGAGGGACAACCCGCCGGACGCGTACGTGAATCGGCCGCGGAGCTGGAGGAGTTGGGTTACGGAGCGATCTGGCACGGTGAGGCGTTCGGCCGCGACACGGTGGGCCAGGCATGGTTACTGCTGTCGGCGACCCGCCGGATCACCGTCGCCTCCGGCATCGCCAACATCGCGTTCCGGGACCCGATCGCCATGGCCAACGCGACACGCACACTCGGTGAGGCCTTCCCCGGACGCTACCTGCTCGGCCTGGGCGGGCACCGGGTCGACGACACCGTGCACGAGGTGGACGGCTATCCCGTCCCGGCCCGGGGCAGGGCGGTCGCCACGATGCGCGCCTACCTCGAAGCCATGGACGTCACCCCCGCCCACGGCCCCGTACCGGACCCGGCCCCGCGCCGCGTCCTGGCCGCCCTCGGGCCGAAGATGCTCGAACTGGCCGCCGAGCGCACCTGGGGCGCGCACCCCTACTTCGTGCCCGTCGAGCACACCGCGCGAGCCCGGACGATCATGGGTCCGGATGCCTTTCTGGGGGTCGAGCAGGCCGTCGTCCTGGACACCGACCTCGGTCGTGCCCGGGAGGTGGCCGCGGCACACGTCGCCGGATACGTCGCGATGGCGCCGCACCAGCGGGCGAACGTCCGCAGGCTCGGCTTCGGCGACGGGGACGTCACGGGCGGCCCGAGTCGCCGGCTGGTGGACGCGATCGTCGCGTACGGCGACACGGAGGCGATCCGCCGCCGCGTGCGGGAGCACCTCGATGCAGGAGCCGACCACGTCTGCCTGCAGGTGCTGAGCGCCGATCCGACCGCACTGCCGGAGCGGGAGTGGCGCGAACTCGCTTCCGCTGTCGCCGGGTAA
- a CDS encoding IclR family transcriptional regulator domain-containing protein, whose translation MPQPTEAQGAPDPADTPDTPDELVGPLERGLAVLRVMAAGPEVRHRPGDLARTTGLARSTIDRVATTLVRLGVLRTEGRDLLLAPGAAELGNAYLASCGLPELLGPHAVALADALDESVSLAVPDGDGVRFLAQATRRRAMAISFRTGDLLPAERCAPGALFAARWDAADLEGWRARRAKDPLDTGFPSVPPRPASPADEVETEFLDRVRQARETGLAVDDQLIEPGLLAVTLPVRGPDGAVVCAVSVVSHTSRHSAATLTETAVPPLRRAVAAMEEALAAAREQEEAPGGAPASAPTASAPALKEELGSGFLQSLARGLDVLRAFGSVRGPVRLSELARLTGLPRATARRSLITLRHLGYVREEADGFLVLPRVLELGYARLSGLSLPEIATPHLVALVLRVHESASVAVLDGDDIRYVARVASTRIMHIDITVGTRLPAYATSMGRVLLAALPEAERAARLGRITPEALTPHTVTTREGLDETVTATAARGYGWVEQELEEGLRSLAVAVTDGAGRVVAAVNVALHAGRATPEESLAALLPPLRETAALISADLAAVGRFSPVTTG comes from the coding sequence ATGCCGCAGCCCACCGAGGCCCAGGGCGCACCCGACCCGGCCGACACGCCGGACACACCCGACGAGCTGGTCGGGCCGCTCGAACGCGGACTCGCCGTGCTCCGCGTCATGGCCGCGGGCCCCGAGGTCCGGCACCGGCCCGGCGACCTCGCCCGGACCACCGGGCTCGCCCGCTCCACGATCGACCGGGTCGCGACGACGCTCGTCCGCCTCGGCGTGCTGCGCACCGAGGGCCGCGACCTGCTGCTCGCACCCGGGGCCGCCGAACTCGGCAACGCCTACCTGGCCTCCTGCGGGCTGCCGGAACTCCTCGGCCCGCACGCCGTCGCCCTCGCCGACGCGCTGGACGAATCGGTGTCCTTGGCCGTCCCGGACGGCGACGGCGTCCGCTTCCTCGCCCAGGCCACCCGGCGCCGGGCGATGGCGATCTCCTTCCGGACCGGGGACCTGCTGCCGGCCGAACGGTGCGCTCCCGGCGCGCTGTTCGCCGCGCGGTGGGACGCGGCGGACCTCGAAGGGTGGCGGGCCCGGCGCGCGAAGGACCCCCTGGACACCGGCTTCCCGTCCGTACCGCCCCGCCCCGCGTCCCCTGCCGATGAGGTCGAGACGGAGTTCCTCGACCGGGTACGACAGGCCCGCGAGACCGGCCTCGCGGTGGACGACCAGCTGATCGAGCCGGGGCTGCTCGCCGTCACCCTGCCGGTCCGCGGCCCGGACGGCGCGGTGGTCTGCGCGGTCAGCGTCGTCAGCCACACGAGCCGGCACAGCGCCGCGACCCTCACGGAGACCGCCGTACCGCCGCTGCGCCGGGCGGTGGCGGCGATGGAGGAGGCGCTGGCGGCGGCGAGGGAGCAGGAGGAAGCGCCCGGCGGCGCACCGGCATCCGCGCCGACCGCTTCCGCGCCCGCGCTCAAAGAGGAGCTCGGCTCGGGGTTCCTCCAGTCGCTCGCGCGCGGTCTCGACGTCCTGCGCGCCTTCGGCTCGGTCCGGGGTCCCGTCCGGCTCTCCGAACTCGCCCGGCTGACCGGGCTCCCCCGCGCGACCGCCCGCCGGTCGCTGATCACCCTGCGCCATCTGGGATACGTACGGGAGGAGGCCGACGGGTTCCTCGTACTCCCCCGGGTCCTGGAACTCGGCTACGCCCGCCTCTCCGGTCTGAGCCTGCCCGAGATCGCCACCCCGCACCTCGTCGCGCTCGTGCTGCGCGTCCACGAGTCCGCGTCCGTCGCCGTCCTCGACGGGGACGACATCCGGTACGTCGCCCGGGTCGCCAGCACCCGCATCATGCACATCGACATCACCGTCGGCACCCGACTGCCCGCGTACGCGACCTCCATGGGCCGCGTCCTGCTCGCGGCCCTGCCCGAGGCGGAGCGGGCCGCACGGCTCGGGCGGATCACGCCGGAGGCACTCACCCCGCACACGGTGACGACCCGCGAGGGACTCGACGAGACGGTGACGGCGACCGCCGCGCGCGGATACGGGTGGGTGGAACAGGAACTGGAGGAGGGTCTGCGCTCACTGGCGGTGGCGGTCACGGACGGCGCGGGGCGGGTGGTCGCGGCGGTCAACGTGGCCCTGCACGCGGGCCGGGCGACACCGGAGGAGAGCCTCGCGGCGCTGCTGCCGCCGCTGCGCGAGACGGCGGCACTGATCAGCGCGGACCTGGCGGCCGTGGGCCGCTTCTCCCCCGTCACGACGGGCTGA
- a CDS encoding 4-hydroxybenzoate 3-monooxygenase — MSTARTTTVGIIGAGPAGLLLSHLLHRQGIDSVVLELRDRAYVERRQRAGILEQDTVDVLRASGAGARMDRQGLEHHGIELRFDRRSHRIDFPSLTGGRSVMVYAQTEVVKDLVELRLKDGGTVLFEAEALSVDGADTDRPTIRYRHEGAEETLECAYVVACDGFHGIGRRSLPEDLLTVVERTYPFSWLGILADVPPSCDELIYAHHERGFALHSMRSPQVSRLYLQVDPDDSVDNWSDERIWDELDTRFAVDGDWTLRRGPITEKSITPMRSFVAEPLRHGRLFLAGDAAHIVPPTGAKGLNLAIADVTLLAQALTRHHTQGDEAAIDAYSETALRRIWRAEHFSYTMTTLLHADPAESGFDRELRLSHLRYLAGSEAASASLAENYVGFRTN; from the coding sequence ATGTCCACAGCCCGCACCACCACCGTCGGCATCATCGGCGCCGGTCCCGCCGGCCTCCTCCTCTCCCACCTGCTCCACCGGCAGGGCATCGACAGCGTCGTCCTCGAACTGCGCGACCGCGCGTACGTCGAGCGCCGCCAGCGCGCCGGCATCCTCGAACAGGACACCGTCGACGTGCTGCGCGCCTCCGGCGCCGGCGCCCGGATGGACCGCCAGGGCCTGGAGCACCACGGCATCGAGCTCCGCTTCGACCGCCGCTCCCACCGCATCGACTTCCCGTCGCTGACCGGCGGCCGCTCCGTCATGGTGTACGCCCAGACCGAGGTCGTGAAGGACCTCGTCGAACTGCGCCTCAAGGACGGCGGAACCGTCCTCTTCGAGGCCGAGGCCCTCTCCGTGGACGGCGCCGACACCGACCGGCCCACCATCCGCTACCGCCACGAGGGAGCCGAGGAGACCCTGGAGTGCGCGTACGTCGTCGCCTGCGACGGCTTCCACGGCATCGGCCGCCGCTCCCTCCCCGAGGACCTCCTCACCGTCGTCGAGCGGACGTACCCCTTCTCCTGGCTCGGCATCCTCGCCGACGTCCCGCCCTCCTGCGACGAGCTGATCTACGCCCACCACGAGCGCGGCTTCGCCCTGCACAGCATGCGCTCGCCGCAGGTCAGCCGCCTCTACCTCCAGGTGGACCCGGACGACAGCGTCGACAACTGGTCCGACGAGCGGATCTGGGACGAGCTGGACACCCGCTTCGCCGTCGACGGCGACTGGACCCTCCGGCGCGGCCCGATCACCGAGAAGAGCATCACCCCGATGCGCAGCTTCGTCGCCGAACCCCTGCGCCACGGCCGCCTGTTCCTCGCCGGCGACGCCGCGCACATCGTGCCGCCCACCGGCGCCAAGGGCCTCAACCTCGCCATCGCCGACGTCACCCTGCTCGCCCAGGCCCTCACCCGCCACCACACGCAGGGCGACGAGGCGGCGATCGACGCCTACTCGGAGACCGCGCTGCGCCGGATCTGGCGGGCCGAGCACTTCTCGTACACGATGACCACCCTGCTCCACGCCGACCCCGCCGAGTCCGGCTTCGACCGCGAACTGCGCCTCTCGCACCTGCGCTACCTCGCCGGATCGGAGGCCGCCTCGGCCTCGCTCGCCGAGAACTACGTGGGATTCAGGACGAACTGA
- a CDS encoding MaoC family dehydratase, with protein MALTVHGIDEIKARAGADLGHSSWVEIAQDRVDTFADATDDHQWIHVDAERAAAGPFGGTIAHGYLTLSLLIPMWSELLQVEGVSMAVNYGLNKVRFPSPVRVGSKIRTHGRVVSVEDVKGGVEVVVDLTVEIDGVAKPACVAQAVYRFFA; from the coding sequence ATGGCTCTCACCGTCCACGGCATCGACGAGATCAAGGCCCGGGCCGGGGCCGACCTCGGCCACAGCTCCTGGGTGGAGATCGCCCAGGACCGCGTCGACACCTTCGCCGACGCCACCGACGACCACCAGTGGATCCACGTCGACGCCGAGCGCGCCGCCGCGGGCCCCTTCGGCGGCACCATCGCCCACGGCTACCTCACGCTCTCGCTGCTCATCCCGATGTGGAGCGAGCTGCTCCAGGTCGAGGGCGTGTCGATGGCCGTCAACTACGGCCTGAACAAGGTCCGTTTCCCCTCCCCCGTGCGCGTCGGCTCGAAGATCCGCACGCACGGCCGCGTGGTGTCCGTGGAGGACGTCAAGGGCGGGGTCGAGGTCGTCGTGGACCTGACCGTGGAGATCGACGGCGTCGCCAAGCCGGCGTGCGTCGCGCAGGCGGTGTACCGCTTCTTCGCCTGA
- a CDS encoding acyl-CoA synthetase: MRNQGIGSWPARRNRKSPRRTALLHEGRAIDYAELHDRCTRLAHALRGAGVERGDRVAYLGPNHPAYLETLFATGLLGAVFVPLNTRLAVPELLHQLTDSGSGVLVHAGQPAERMEELAAGSAVVTLLAVDGGPGASYEELLAAAPAEPVDEEVGHEDVCLIMYTSGTTGRSKGAVLTHGNIVWNSLNVLVDTDLAGDEVALVSAPLFHTAALNMSCLPTLLKGGTVLLESSFDPDRTLRLVERHRVTCMFGVPTMYDAMAAAPGWADADLTSLRTLLCGGAPVPSRTASAYLDRDLAFVQGYGMTETAPGALILDRADSLSRAGSAGVPHFFTDVRVLLPSGEEAAPGEKGEVVVAGPNVTPGYWNLPEATAAAFRDGGRFRSGDVATVDEDGYVRLVDRLKDMIISGGENIYPAEVEDALLGHPDVAEAAVIGVPDARWGEVGRAVVVTRAGATVTEGELIAHLEGRLARYKIPRSVVLAPELPRNAAGKLLKAPIRARYGTDV, from the coding sequence ATGCGCAACCAGGGCATCGGCTCCTGGCCCGCCCGCCGCAACCGCAAGTCGCCCCGGCGCACCGCCCTCCTGCACGAGGGCCGGGCGATCGACTACGCCGAACTCCACGACCGCTGCACCCGGTTGGCCCACGCCCTGCGGGGCGCCGGGGTCGAGCGCGGCGACCGGGTGGCGTATCTCGGCCCCAACCACCCGGCGTACCTGGAGACGCTCTTCGCGACCGGGCTGCTCGGGGCGGTGTTCGTCCCGCTCAACACCCGGCTCGCCGTGCCGGAGTTGCTGCATCAGCTGACCGACTCGGGCAGCGGCGTCCTGGTGCACGCCGGGCAACCGGCCGAGCGGATGGAGGAGCTGGCGGCGGGATCCGCCGTCGTCACCCTCCTCGCCGTGGACGGCGGTCCCGGGGCCTCGTACGAGGAGCTGCTCGCGGCCGCGCCGGCGGAACCGGTCGACGAGGAGGTGGGGCACGAGGACGTCTGCCTCATCATGTACACCTCGGGCACCACGGGCCGCTCCAAGGGCGCCGTCCTCACCCACGGCAACATCGTCTGGAACAGTCTCAACGTCCTCGTCGACACCGACCTCGCCGGCGACGAGGTGGCCCTGGTCTCCGCGCCGCTCTTCCACACCGCCGCACTCAACATGAGCTGTCTGCCGACCCTGCTGAAGGGCGGCACGGTCCTCCTGGAGTCCTCCTTCGACCCGGACCGCACCCTGCGGCTGGTCGAACGGCACCGGGTGACCTGCATGTTCGGCGTGCCGACGATGTACGACGCGATGGCGGCGGCCCCCGGCTGGGCGGACGCGGACCTGACCAGTCTGCGCACCCTGCTCTGCGGCGGCGCCCCGGTGCCGAGCCGCACGGCCTCCGCCTATCTCGACCGGGACCTCGCCTTCGTCCAGGGGTACGGCATGACGGAGACCGCGCCGGGCGCCCTCATCCTGGACCGGGCGGACTCGCTCAGCCGGGCCGGTTCGGCGGGCGTCCCGCACTTCTTCACCGACGTACGGGTGCTGCTGCCGTCCGGCGAGGAGGCGGCGCCCGGCGAGAAGGGCGAGGTCGTCGTCGCGGGGCCGAACGTGACCCCGGGCTACTGGAACCTGCCGGAAGCGACCGCCGCGGCCTTCCGTGACGGGGGGCGCTTCCGGTCGGGCGACGTGGCCACCGTCGACGAGGACGGCTACGTACGGCTCGTCGACCGCCTCAAGGACATGATCATCTCGGGCGGCGAGAACATCTACCCCGCCGAGGTCGAGGACGCCCTGCTCGGACACCCGGACGTCGCCGAGGCGGCCGTCATCGGCGTGCCCGACGCCCGCTGGGGCGAGGTGGGGCGGGCGGTCGTCGTCACCCGCGCCGGGGCGACCGTCACCGAGGGGGAGCTGATCGCCCACCTGGAGGGCCGGCTCGCCCGCTACAAGATCCCGCGGAGCGTCGTCCTCGCTCCCGAACTCCCCCGCAACGCCGCCGGAAAGCTGCTCAAGGCCCCCATCCGGGCCCGCTACGGCACCGATGTCTGA
- a CDS encoding amidohydrolase family protein, whose product MDVDALVAIDMHTHAEVSEKGGASLSAELDAAAGAYFKAEHRHPTLPEIATYYRERRMACVVFTVDAESATGTPPVPNEEIAEAALKNPDVIIPFAGVDPYKGKAAARQVRRLVEEFGVKGFKFHPNIQAFHPNDRMAYPLYEAIEEAGAIAVFHTGQTGIGAGAPGGGGIRLKYSNPMDVDDVAADFPGMRIVLAHPSFPWQNEALAVATHKPQVYIDLSGWSPKYFPPQLVRYANSLLKDKVLFGSDFPLLAPDRWLADFAELPIKDEVRPKILKENAAALLGLTGR is encoded by the coding sequence ATGGACGTGGACGCGCTCGTCGCGATCGACATGCACACCCACGCCGAGGTGTCGGAGAAGGGCGGGGCCTCGCTCTCCGCCGAGCTCGACGCCGCCGCGGGCGCGTACTTCAAGGCGGAGCACCGCCACCCGACGCTGCCGGAGATCGCCACGTACTACCGCGAGCGGCGGATGGCCTGCGTGGTGTTCACGGTGGACGCGGAGTCGGCGACCGGCACCCCGCCCGTGCCGAACGAGGAGATCGCCGAGGCGGCGCTGAAGAACCCGGACGTGATCATCCCGTTCGCCGGCGTCGATCCGTACAAGGGGAAGGCGGCGGCCCGTCAGGTCCGGCGGCTCGTCGAGGAGTTCGGGGTCAAGGGCTTCAAGTTCCACCCGAACATCCAGGCCTTCCACCCCAACGACCGGATGGCCTACCCGCTGTACGAGGCGATCGAGGAGGCCGGTGCGATCGCGGTCTTCCACACCGGCCAGACGGGCATCGGCGCGGGCGCGCCCGGCGGCGGGGGCATCCGGCTGAAGTACTCGAACCCGATGGACGTGGACGACGTCGCCGCGGACTTCCCGGGGATGAGGATCGTCCTCGCGCACCCGTCCTTCCCCTGGCAGAACGAGGCGCTCGCGGTGGCCACCCACAAGCCGCAGGTGTACATCGACCTGTCGGGCTGGTCGCCGAAGTACTTTCCGCCGCAGCTGGTCCGGTACGCCAACAGCCTCCTGAAGGACAAGGTGCTGTTCGGCTCCGACTTCCCGCTGCTCGCCCCGGACCGCTGGCTGGCCGACTTCGCGGAGCTCCCGATCAAGGACGAGGTCCGTCCGAAGATCCTCAAGGAGAACGCGGCCGCGCTGCTCGGTCTCACCGGACGCTGA
- a CDS encoding SDR family NAD(P)-dependent oxidoreductase yields the protein MTHVDLSGKVAVVTGSGRGLGLAYARSLAAAGASVVINDVDAEAAAEAVRLITADGGQAVAEVVPVGSTEAAEALVARAVDAYGRLDVMVTNAGVLRDRVLWKMTDEDFDTVVEVHLRGTFTCVRAAVERMRAQGEGGRIVVAGSPAGQRGNFGQTNYAAAKAGIAAMVRTWGMELAKAGITANAVIPVAATAMTKTIPVFAPHVEALERDGVAFPDSLRKGEGFGTPEDVAGLVTFLASDASAGVTGQCVGIGGDKLSLWSHPQEVSVAYADGGWSAEAIAAAWPVTVGRTPETFGIPAPQL from the coding sequence ATGACTCATGTGGATCTCTCCGGAAAGGTCGCCGTCGTCACCGGCAGCGGCCGCGGACTCGGCCTCGCCTACGCCCGCTCGCTCGCCGCCGCCGGCGCCTCGGTGGTGATCAACGACGTGGATGCCGAGGCCGCCGCCGAGGCCGTGCGCCTGATCACCGCCGACGGCGGGCAGGCCGTCGCCGAGGTGGTGCCCGTCGGCTCCACCGAGGCCGCCGAGGCCCTCGTCGCCCGCGCCGTCGACGCGTACGGCCGGCTCGACGTCATGGTCACCAACGCCGGCGTCCTGCGGGACCGGGTGCTGTGGAAGATGACGGACGAGGACTTCGACACCGTCGTCGAGGTGCACCTGCGCGGCACCTTCACCTGCGTCCGCGCCGCCGTCGAGCGGATGCGCGCCCAGGGCGAGGGCGGCAGGATCGTCGTCGCCGGCTCCCCCGCCGGGCAGCGCGGCAACTTCGGGCAGACCAACTACGCCGCCGCCAAGGCCGGGATCGCCGCCATGGTCCGCACCTGGGGCATGGAGCTGGCGAAGGCCGGCATCACCGCGAACGCCGTCATCCCGGTCGCCGCGACCGCGATGACGAAGACGATCCCCGTCTTCGCCCCGCACGTCGAGGCCCTGGAGCGGGACGGCGTCGCGTTCCCCGACAGCCTGCGCAAGGGCGAGGGCTTCGGCACGCCCGAGGACGTCGCGGGCCTGGTGACCTTCCTCGCCTCCGACGCCTCCGCCGGGGTGACCGGCCAGTGCGTCGGCATCGGCGGCGACAAGCTCTCCCTGTGGTCGCACCCGCAGGAGGTGTCGGTGGCGTACGCCGACGGGGGCTGGAGCGCCGAGGCGATCGCGGCCGCCTGGCCGGTGACCGTCGGGCGCACCCCCGAGACCTTCGGCATCCCGGCGCCGCAGCTGTGA